The proteins below are encoded in one region of Sulfurospirillum tamanense:
- a CDS encoding ATP-binding protein codes for MKEIVVISGKGGAGKTSISAALAAMHPKEVLACDCDVDAANMHILMGADFNEAQAFQSGHEAVIDPSVCRGCGRCLEVCRFGAISKGEGHAFVVDPLACEGCHFCATICRPKAIGMEPRVAGESFCSSMRFGGYLVHATLGIGGENSGKLVAHVKERARKKAKERGAQFLLSDASPGIGCPVVSSLSGASLAVVVMESSASGLHDGARVITLARQFGIPCAAIINKWDLSPKSTETIEAYLEKEAIPLVGKLRYQKAFWEALREKKTLYEHPK; via the coding sequence ATGAAAGAAATCGTCGTTATTTCGGGTAAGGGCGGAGCAGGTAAAACTTCCATCAGCGCTGCCCTAGCAGCCATGCATCCCAAAGAGGTACTAGCGTGTGATTGTGACGTAGATGCAGCCAATATGCACATCCTCATGGGGGCAGATTTTAACGAAGCGCAGGCTTTTCAAAGTGGTCATGAAGCGGTGATTGACCCAAGCGTGTGCCGCGGGTGTGGAAGATGCCTTGAAGTGTGCCGTTTTGGAGCCATTAGCAAAGGGGAGGGCCACGCTTTTGTGGTTGACCCGTTGGCGTGTGAGGGATGCCATTTTTGCGCCACGATTTGTCGCCCCAAGGCTATTGGTATGGAGCCGCGCGTTGCGGGAGAGAGTTTTTGTTCTTCTATGCGCTTTGGAGGGTATTTGGTGCATGCAACACTAGGGATTGGCGGGGAAAACTCGGGAAAACTCGTCGCGCACGTCAAAGAGCGTGCCCGAAAAAAAGCCAAAGAAAGAGGCGCCCAATTTCTTCTTAGTGACGCAAGCCCAGGAATCGGGTGCCCTGTGGTCTCTTCGCTTAGTGGGGCTTCTCTTGCGGTGGTGGTGATGGAATCAAGTGCTTCAGGATTGCACGATGGAGCGCGGGTTATAACCTTGGCGCGCCAGTTTGGTATCCCTTGCGCGGCGATAATTAATAAATGGGATTTAAGCCCAAAATCCACTGAAACTATAGAGGCATATTTGGAAAAAGAAGCTATTCCTCTTGTGGGAAAATTGCGGTATCAAAAGGCATTTTGGGAAGCGCTTAGAGAGAAAAAAACCCTCTACGAGCATCCCAAAT
- a CDS encoding P-loop NTPase — protein MQSKTIAIGSGKGGTGKTTISTNLAHFLAGKNYHVVLADADVEEPNVSLFLRPDSLHVKVAIKQRPVWDEEVCVLCGACAGHCHFNAIIALPSEILVFPQLCHSCYACSELCPVGALPMAKERIGEIATGLCEGVVVVEGRLDVGQEMATPLIAQTLDAAKAHTKEILLCDAPPGTSCSFVQTVRQSDYVVLVSEPTAFGLNDLTLAVKTVRALNKPFGVVINRVGMGDSAVEMYCEHEGIEIIGRFFHDKGVARCCALGVLAAQEVPHFKASLEVLAHHLGVLA, from the coding sequence ATGCAAAGCAAAACGATTGCCATTGGCAGCGGAAAGGGAGGAACAGGGAAAACGACCATCAGTACCAACCTTGCTCACTTTCTTGCGGGAAAAAACTACCATGTGGTTTTAGCAGACGCAGACGTAGAAGAGCCTAACGTCTCTCTTTTTTTGCGCCCCGATAGTTTACATGTAAAGGTGGCAATCAAACAAAGGCCGGTGTGGGACGAAGAGGTTTGTGTGCTGTGTGGAGCGTGCGCAGGCCATTGTCACTTTAATGCCATCATTGCTTTACCCAGTGAAATCCTAGTCTTTCCTCAGTTGTGCCACAGTTGCTACGCGTGCAGTGAACTGTGTCCTGTTGGTGCGCTCCCTATGGCAAAAGAGCGCATAGGCGAGATTGCAACAGGTTTGTGTGAGGGTGTTGTTGTGGTGGAAGGACGATTGGACGTGGGGCAAGAGATGGCGACGCCACTCATCGCCCAGACTCTTGATGCGGCAAAGGCACACACCAAAGAGATTCTTTTGTGTGATGCGCCTCCTGGGACGTCGTGCTCTTTTGTACAAACAGTACGTCAGAGCGATTATGTGGTGCTTGTGAGTGAACCAACAGCATTTGGACTAAACGATTTGACACTCGCAGTTAAAACGGTACGCGCTCTTAATAAACCTTTTGGCGTCGTGATTAACCGTGTAGGAATGGGAGATAGTGCGGTTGAAATGTACTGTGAGCACGAAGGCATTGAGATTATCGGGCGTTTTTTCCACGACAAGGGAGTGGCGCGCTGCTGTGCTTTGGGTGTTTTAGCGGCCCAAGAAGTGCCCCATTTTAAGGCATCCTTGGAGGTGCTTGCACACCATTTGGGGGTATTGGCATGA